The Cucurbita pepo subsp. pepo cultivar mu-cu-16 chromosome LG08, ASM280686v2, whole genome shotgun sequence genome contains a region encoding:
- the LOC111800263 gene encoding uncharacterized protein LOC111800263 isoform X2 encodes MQLLNSEETVADSSESGLGEERNLKSSNLVSFEGDSGNETDDSVIDVSGRNLDSHFLEGSHSSVKGLYIFRNAFNLIPKSVGNFGELRMLKFFGNEINLFPPELKNFSGLECLQVKLSSPGFGGLSLHELKDLKELELSKIPPKPSSFPILSEIAGLKCLTKLTVCHFSIRFLPPEIGCLDSLEYLDLSFNKMKSLPAEIGYLNALISLRVANNKLVELPPALSSLQKLENLDLSSNRLTSLGSLELVSMHSLKNLNLQYNKFLRSCQIPSWIRCNFEGNCGDKIAEEECISSTVEMDVYEATIPDNSDNFPHKGIRNLSSNLLMGSSTNSRSFASRKSGKRWRRRHYLQQKARQERLNNSRKWKGVDHHTEVKIHENHELGRLDTAPTSETTVEDSSVIEELYDSKETSHGKDEGEDLIKNHEKDNFDVKKELPVEDCSGICSGAAGKMTRDDNECREPSETLPLPGNEAHDLEGSSSQISKDNAKLKRYSERELDNPKPCKSRKAAEDSSSLSCKYNNISFCSVEDYVPDGFYDAGRDRPFMSLRNYEQNFHLDSREVILVNREHDELLDSTVISAKSLVLRLKQINRTQERHQVLDDMHIIQVLALFVSDHFGGSDRSAMVEKTRKAVSGSKYQKPFVCTCSTGDRNNLTASTKLTVDNYEDILFTDICEKSLRAIKASRNSVIVPLGALKFGVCRHRALLLKYLCDRMEPPVPCELVRGYLDFLPHAWNVILVKRGNALVRMVVDACRPNDIREEADPEYFCRYIPLSRAELPISFGMSPSPGFSFPSLSNCDEIEKAPSSSVIKCKLGSVEAAAKLRMLEVCESSFDEIRNFEYSCLGEVRILGALKHSCIVQMYGHQLSSEWIPSEDGKPKRRLLRSAIFLEHVKGGSLKSYLDKSFQAGKKHIPMDLALHVARDVASALVELHSKHIIHRDIKSENVLIDFDENLDGVPMVKLCDFDRAVPLRSSLHTCCIAHTGIPPPDVCVGTPRWMAPEVLRAMHTPNVYGLEVDIWSFGCLLFELLTFQIPYLGLTELQIFDQLQMGKRPELIGELEEEALGLIKESSMSQSVQESDGSEKDQETKTFLIDLFCKCTQKNPNDRPTAEELHKILLEHTAKVKSLEKLAT; translated from the exons ATGCAGCTTCTTAACTCCGAAGAAACGGTCGCCGACTCGTCGGAAAGCGGCCTTGGGGaggaaagaaatttgaaatcttctaACTTGGTTTCGTTTGAGGGTGATAGTGGAAACGAAACCGATGATTCGGTTATTGATGTATCGGGGAGAAACTTGGATTCTCACTTCTTGGAGGGTTCCCACAGCTCAGTGAAGGGTCTGTACATATTTCGGAATGCGTTCAATTTGATTCCGAAATCAGTTGGCAACTTTGGAGAATTGAGAATGCTGAAGTTCTTCGGGAACGAGATTAATTTGTTTCCGCCGGAGTTGAAGAATTTTTCGGGGTTAGAATGCTTGCAGGTGAAGTTATCATCACCGGGTTTTGGTGGTTTATCATTACACGAACTGAAGGATCTGAAGGAGCTCGAGCTATCAAAGATTCCACCTAAACCTTCGTCGTTTCCAATTCTTAGTGAGATCGCTGGCCTTAAGTGCTTGACTAAGCTCACTGTTTGTCACTTTTCTATTAG ATTCCTTCCTCCTGAAATTGGCTGCCTGGATAGTTTGGAGTATCTAGATCTCTCATTTAATAAGATGAAGAGCCTTCCAGCAGAAATAGGCTATTTGAATGCCTTGATATCCTTGAGAGTTGCCAATAACAAGTTGGTGGAACTACCTCCAGCTTTGTCCTCCCTGCAAAAGTTGGAGAATTTGGATCTCTCAAGTAATAGGTTAACGTCATTGGGATCTCTTGAACTTGTATCTATGCATAGCCTCAAGAACTTAAATTTACAg TACAATAAGTTTCTAAGAAGCTGTCAGATACCCTCCTGGATACGCTGCAACTTTGAAGGAAATTGTGGAGACAAAATAGCTGAAGAAGAATGTATTAGTTCTACAGTTGAAATGGATGTTTATGAAGCCACCATTCCAGACAATAGTGATAATTTTCCACATAAAG GTATTCGTAATCTCTCATCAAACCTATTAATGGGATCTTCAACAAACAGTAGATCATTTGCATCTCGAAAATCAGGTAAGCGATGGCGGAGACGACATTATTTACAGCAAAAAGCTCGCCAGGAGCGTTTGAATAATAGCAGGAAGTGGAAAGGAGTAGATCATCATACTGAAGTGAAGATCCATGAAAATCATGAACTTGGGCGGCTTGACACTGCTCCTACTTCTGAAACTACAGTTGAAGATTCATCAGTTATTGAGGAGTTATATGATAGTAAAGAGACCAGTCATGGAAAAGATGAAGGGGAAGATCTTATCAAGAACCACGAGAAGGACAACTTTGATGTCAAAAAGGAACTACCTGTGGAGGATTGCTCAGGTATCTGTAGTGGTGCTGCAGGAAAAATGACAAGGGACGACAATGAATGTCGTGAGCCCAGTGAGACTTTGCCGCTACCAGGAAATGAAGCACATGACCTAGAAGGGTCATCGTCCCAAATATCAAAGGATAATGCTAAGTTGAAAAGATATTCTGAGAGGGAACTTGATAATCCTAAACCTTGCAAGTCAAGAAAGGCAGCTGAAGATAGCTCAAGTTTATCTTGCAAGTAcaataatatatcattttgCAGCGTTGAAGATTATGTACCGGATGGATTTTATGATGCAGGGCGTGATCGTCCCTTTATGTCATTAAGGAATTATGAGCAAAATTTTCATCTTGATTCTCGTGAAGTCATTCTTGTCAACAG GGAACATGATGAATTATTAGACTCTACAGTGATATCTGCCAAGTCATTGGTACTTCGTCTAAAGCAGATTAACCGAACCCAAGAAAGACATCAAGTTCTTGATGACATGCATATCATACAAGTACTTGCTCTATTTGTGTCTGATCATTTTGGAGGCAGTGATAGAAGTGCAATGGTTGAGAAAACACGGAAAGCTGTTTCTGGTTCCAAGTATCAGAAGCCTTTTGTCTGCACCTGCTCAACTGGAGATCGGAATAATCTTACTGCGTCCACTAAATTAACGGTGGATAATTATGAGGATATTCTTTTTACTGATATCTGTGAGAAATCTCTTCGTGCTATTAAAGCTAGTCGAAATTCCGTCATAGTTCCCCTTGGAGCTCTGAAATTTGGTGTGTGCAGGCATAGAGCGCTTCTTCTTAAG TATTTGTGTGACCGAATGGAGCCTCCAGTACCTTGTGAGCTTGTGAGAGGTTACTTGGATTTCTTGCCTCATGCCTGGAATGTGATCTTAGTGAAAAGAGGCAATGCTTTGGTTCGAATGGTTGTTGATGCATGTCGACCAAATGATATACGAGAAGAAGCAGATCCCGAGTATTTTTGTAG GTATATTCCTCTCAGTCGTGCAGAACTTCCTATTTCTTTCGGAATGTCACCCAGTCCAGGATTTTCCTTCCCGTCTCTGTCCAACTGTGATGAGATTGAGAAGGCACCTTCTAGTTCTGTGATAAAGTGCAAACTTGGGTCAGTTGAGGCTGCTGCAAAG TTACGGATGCTTGAAGTTTGTGAATCTTCATTTGATGAGATAAGGAACTTTGAATACAGTTGCTTAGGTGAAGTTAGAATACTGGGTGCTTTGAAACACTCCTGCATAGTACAGATGTATGGGCATCAGTTATCTTCTGAATGGATTCCTTCTGAGGATGGAAAACCGAAGCGCCGGTTACTTAGATCTGCAATTTTTTTAGAGCACGTTAAAGGGGGATCTTTAAAG AGCTACTTGGACAAGTCGTTCCAAGCTGGGAAAAAGCACATTCCAATGGATCTGGCATTGCATGTAGCTCGAGATGTTGCAAGTGCTTTGGTAGAGCTGCATTCAAAACACATCATTCATCGTGACATCAAAAGTGAAAATGTTTTGATAgattttgatgaaaatttgGATGGAGTTCCCATGGTTAAGCTTTGTGATTTTGATAGAGCAGTGCCCCTTCGATCTTCCTTGCACACTTGTTGCATTGCACATACTGGAATACCTCCTCCTGATGTTTGTGTTGGAACACCTCGATGGATGGCTCCAGAAGTTCTACGAGCAATGCATACACCAAATGTTTATGGACTG GAAGTGGATATTTGGTCATTTGGATGTCTGTTATTTGAACTGTTGACTTTTCAAATTCCGTACTTGGGGCTGACAGAACTGCAGATTTTCGATCAACTTCAG ATGGGCAAAAGGCCAGAATTGATAGGAGAGCTTGAGGAGGAGGCACTGGGGTTGATAAAGGAAAGCTCAATGTCTCAATCTGTTCAAGAATCAGATGGTTCAGAGAAGGACCAAGAAACCAAAACATTCTTGATCGACTTGTTTTGCAAGTGTACTCAAAAAAATCCGAACGACCGACCAACAGCGGAAGAACTACACAAAATTCTGCTTGAGCACACAGCCAAAGTGAAATCTTTAGAAAAACTAGCCACATGA
- the LOC111800263 gene encoding uncharacterized protein LOC111800263 isoform X1, whose protein sequence is MQLLNSEETVADSSESGLGEERNLKSSNLVSFEGDSGNETDDSVIDVSGRNLDSHFLEGSHSSVKGLYIFRNAFNLIPKSVGNFGELRMLKFFGNEINLFPPELKNFSGLECLQVKLSSPGFGGLSLHELKDLKELELSKIPPKPSSFPILSEIAGLKCLTKLTVCHFSIRYLCRVPFSFRFLPPEIGCLDSLEYLDLSFNKMKSLPAEIGYLNALISLRVANNKLVELPPALSSLQKLENLDLSSNRLTSLGSLELVSMHSLKNLNLQYNKFLRSCQIPSWIRCNFEGNCGDKIAEEECISSTVEMDVYEATIPDNSDNFPHKGIRNLSSNLLMGSSTNSRSFASRKSGKRWRRRHYLQQKARQERLNNSRKWKGVDHHTEVKIHENHELGRLDTAPTSETTVEDSSVIEELYDSKETSHGKDEGEDLIKNHEKDNFDVKKELPVEDCSGICSGAAGKMTRDDNECREPSETLPLPGNEAHDLEGSSSQISKDNAKLKRYSERELDNPKPCKSRKAAEDSSSLSCKYNNISFCSVEDYVPDGFYDAGRDRPFMSLRNYEQNFHLDSREVILVNREHDELLDSTVISAKSLVLRLKQINRTQERHQVLDDMHIIQVLALFVSDHFGGSDRSAMVEKTRKAVSGSKYQKPFVCTCSTGDRNNLTASTKLTVDNYEDILFTDICEKSLRAIKASRNSVIVPLGALKFGVCRHRALLLKYLCDRMEPPVPCELVRGYLDFLPHAWNVILVKRGNALVRMVVDACRPNDIREEADPEYFCRYIPLSRAELPISFGMSPSPGFSFPSLSNCDEIEKAPSSSVIKCKLGSVEAAAKLRMLEVCESSFDEIRNFEYSCLGEVRILGALKHSCIVQMYGHQLSSEWIPSEDGKPKRRLLRSAIFLEHVKGGSLKSYLDKSFQAGKKHIPMDLALHVARDVASALVELHSKHIIHRDIKSENVLIDFDENLDGVPMVKLCDFDRAVPLRSSLHTCCIAHTGIPPPDVCVGTPRWMAPEVLRAMHTPNVYGLEVDIWSFGCLLFELLTFQIPYLGLTELQIFDQLQMGKRPELIGELEEEALGLIKESSMSQSVQESDGSEKDQETKTFLIDLFCKCTQKNPNDRPTAEELHKILLEHTAKVKSLEKLAT, encoded by the exons ATGCAGCTTCTTAACTCCGAAGAAACGGTCGCCGACTCGTCGGAAAGCGGCCTTGGGGaggaaagaaatttgaaatcttctaACTTGGTTTCGTTTGAGGGTGATAGTGGAAACGAAACCGATGATTCGGTTATTGATGTATCGGGGAGAAACTTGGATTCTCACTTCTTGGAGGGTTCCCACAGCTCAGTGAAGGGTCTGTACATATTTCGGAATGCGTTCAATTTGATTCCGAAATCAGTTGGCAACTTTGGAGAATTGAGAATGCTGAAGTTCTTCGGGAACGAGATTAATTTGTTTCCGCCGGAGTTGAAGAATTTTTCGGGGTTAGAATGCTTGCAGGTGAAGTTATCATCACCGGGTTTTGGTGGTTTATCATTACACGAACTGAAGGATCTGAAGGAGCTCGAGCTATCAAAGATTCCACCTAAACCTTCGTCGTTTCCAATTCTTAGTGAGATCGCTGGCCTTAAGTGCTTGACTAAGCTCACTGTTTGTCACTTTTCTATTAG GTATCTTTGTCGCGTTCCCTTTTCCTTCAGATTCCTTCCTCCTGAAATTGGCTGCCTGGATAGTTTGGAGTATCTAGATCTCTCATTTAATAAGATGAAGAGCCTTCCAGCAGAAATAGGCTATTTGAATGCCTTGATATCCTTGAGAGTTGCCAATAACAAGTTGGTGGAACTACCTCCAGCTTTGTCCTCCCTGCAAAAGTTGGAGAATTTGGATCTCTCAAGTAATAGGTTAACGTCATTGGGATCTCTTGAACTTGTATCTATGCATAGCCTCAAGAACTTAAATTTACAg TACAATAAGTTTCTAAGAAGCTGTCAGATACCCTCCTGGATACGCTGCAACTTTGAAGGAAATTGTGGAGACAAAATAGCTGAAGAAGAATGTATTAGTTCTACAGTTGAAATGGATGTTTATGAAGCCACCATTCCAGACAATAGTGATAATTTTCCACATAAAG GTATTCGTAATCTCTCATCAAACCTATTAATGGGATCTTCAACAAACAGTAGATCATTTGCATCTCGAAAATCAGGTAAGCGATGGCGGAGACGACATTATTTACAGCAAAAAGCTCGCCAGGAGCGTTTGAATAATAGCAGGAAGTGGAAAGGAGTAGATCATCATACTGAAGTGAAGATCCATGAAAATCATGAACTTGGGCGGCTTGACACTGCTCCTACTTCTGAAACTACAGTTGAAGATTCATCAGTTATTGAGGAGTTATATGATAGTAAAGAGACCAGTCATGGAAAAGATGAAGGGGAAGATCTTATCAAGAACCACGAGAAGGACAACTTTGATGTCAAAAAGGAACTACCTGTGGAGGATTGCTCAGGTATCTGTAGTGGTGCTGCAGGAAAAATGACAAGGGACGACAATGAATGTCGTGAGCCCAGTGAGACTTTGCCGCTACCAGGAAATGAAGCACATGACCTAGAAGGGTCATCGTCCCAAATATCAAAGGATAATGCTAAGTTGAAAAGATATTCTGAGAGGGAACTTGATAATCCTAAACCTTGCAAGTCAAGAAAGGCAGCTGAAGATAGCTCAAGTTTATCTTGCAAGTAcaataatatatcattttgCAGCGTTGAAGATTATGTACCGGATGGATTTTATGATGCAGGGCGTGATCGTCCCTTTATGTCATTAAGGAATTATGAGCAAAATTTTCATCTTGATTCTCGTGAAGTCATTCTTGTCAACAG GGAACATGATGAATTATTAGACTCTACAGTGATATCTGCCAAGTCATTGGTACTTCGTCTAAAGCAGATTAACCGAACCCAAGAAAGACATCAAGTTCTTGATGACATGCATATCATACAAGTACTTGCTCTATTTGTGTCTGATCATTTTGGAGGCAGTGATAGAAGTGCAATGGTTGAGAAAACACGGAAAGCTGTTTCTGGTTCCAAGTATCAGAAGCCTTTTGTCTGCACCTGCTCAACTGGAGATCGGAATAATCTTACTGCGTCCACTAAATTAACGGTGGATAATTATGAGGATATTCTTTTTACTGATATCTGTGAGAAATCTCTTCGTGCTATTAAAGCTAGTCGAAATTCCGTCATAGTTCCCCTTGGAGCTCTGAAATTTGGTGTGTGCAGGCATAGAGCGCTTCTTCTTAAG TATTTGTGTGACCGAATGGAGCCTCCAGTACCTTGTGAGCTTGTGAGAGGTTACTTGGATTTCTTGCCTCATGCCTGGAATGTGATCTTAGTGAAAAGAGGCAATGCTTTGGTTCGAATGGTTGTTGATGCATGTCGACCAAATGATATACGAGAAGAAGCAGATCCCGAGTATTTTTGTAG GTATATTCCTCTCAGTCGTGCAGAACTTCCTATTTCTTTCGGAATGTCACCCAGTCCAGGATTTTCCTTCCCGTCTCTGTCCAACTGTGATGAGATTGAGAAGGCACCTTCTAGTTCTGTGATAAAGTGCAAACTTGGGTCAGTTGAGGCTGCTGCAAAG TTACGGATGCTTGAAGTTTGTGAATCTTCATTTGATGAGATAAGGAACTTTGAATACAGTTGCTTAGGTGAAGTTAGAATACTGGGTGCTTTGAAACACTCCTGCATAGTACAGATGTATGGGCATCAGTTATCTTCTGAATGGATTCCTTCTGAGGATGGAAAACCGAAGCGCCGGTTACTTAGATCTGCAATTTTTTTAGAGCACGTTAAAGGGGGATCTTTAAAG AGCTACTTGGACAAGTCGTTCCAAGCTGGGAAAAAGCACATTCCAATGGATCTGGCATTGCATGTAGCTCGAGATGTTGCAAGTGCTTTGGTAGAGCTGCATTCAAAACACATCATTCATCGTGACATCAAAAGTGAAAATGTTTTGATAgattttgatgaaaatttgGATGGAGTTCCCATGGTTAAGCTTTGTGATTTTGATAGAGCAGTGCCCCTTCGATCTTCCTTGCACACTTGTTGCATTGCACATACTGGAATACCTCCTCCTGATGTTTGTGTTGGAACACCTCGATGGATGGCTCCAGAAGTTCTACGAGCAATGCATACACCAAATGTTTATGGACTG GAAGTGGATATTTGGTCATTTGGATGTCTGTTATTTGAACTGTTGACTTTTCAAATTCCGTACTTGGGGCTGACAGAACTGCAGATTTTCGATCAACTTCAG ATGGGCAAAAGGCCAGAATTGATAGGAGAGCTTGAGGAGGAGGCACTGGGGTTGATAAAGGAAAGCTCAATGTCTCAATCTGTTCAAGAATCAGATGGTTCAGAGAAGGACCAAGAAACCAAAACATTCTTGATCGACTTGTTTTGCAAGTGTACTCAAAAAAATCCGAACGACCGACCAACAGCGGAAGAACTACACAAAATTCTGCTTGAGCACACAGCCAAAGTGAAATCTTTAGAAAAACTAGCCACATGA